In Urechidicola croceus, a single window of DNA contains:
- a CDS encoding DUF2911 domain-containing protein — protein MKTITKLTYSSLFILVLFSLSVQVNAQNLINAQNLTTPKTGSLPAEVSQTVGLTEITVNYSRPNIIAPNGTDRSGKIWGQLVPYGFSKTQFGNQGMIPWRAGANENTTITFSNDVKVEGKDLKSGTYGLHMAVYEEGKVTVIFSNNSTSWGSYFYDDNEDELRVDVMSTSTSKTELLTFDFLETGNNYTVLALKWDEKQIPFRIDVDTHKHAINSFKEELRGLSAFGWQGFQTAANYCMQNNTNLEQGLAWAEIATQRNPVFQTLTTKAGILNALGKTSEASAIYEKAGENATISQINALGYQFLGTKQYDKVIEYFKKNVKNDPTNPNSYDSLGDGYKAIGDTKNAIKNYKKSLSLNPPANIKAASEASLRELGAL, from the coding sequence ATGAAAACAATTACGAAACTAACTTATTCATCATTATTTATTTTAGTATTATTCAGTTTGTCAGTTCAAGTTAATGCACAAAATCTTATTAATGCACAAAATCTTACTACTCCTAAAACAGGAAGCCTTCCTGCTGAAGTTTCTCAAACAGTTGGGCTTACAGAAATCACGGTAAATTATTCAAGACCAAATATTATCGCTCCGAATGGAACAGATAGAAGTGGAAAAATTTGGGGACAGTTAGTTCCTTATGGATTTTCGAAAACACAATTTGGAAATCAAGGGATGATTCCTTGGCGCGCAGGAGCAAATGAAAACACAACAATTACTTTTTCAAATGATGTTAAAGTAGAAGGTAAGGATTTAAAATCAGGAACCTATGGATTACATATGGCAGTTTATGAAGAAGGAAAAGTAACAGTCATTTTTTCAAATAATTCTACATCTTGGGGAAGTTATTTTTATGATGATAATGAAGATGAGTTAAGAGTAGATGTAATGAGCACTTCAACTTCAAAAACTGAATTATTAACCTTTGATTTTTTAGAAACTGGAAATAATTATACTGTATTAGCATTAAAATGGGATGAGAAACAAATTCCTTTTAGAATCGATGTTGATACTCACAAACATGCTATAAACAGTTTTAAAGAGGAGTTAAGAGGTTTGTCAGCATTTGGTTGGCAAGGGTTTCAAACCGCGGCTAATTATTGTATGCAAAATAATACGAATTTAGAACAAGGTTTGGCATGGGCTGAAATAGCAACTCAACGTAATCCAGTTTTTCAAACCTTAACTACAAAAGCAGGAATTTTAAATGCGTTAGGTAAAACCTCTGAAGCGAGTGCTATTTATGAAAAAGCGGGTGAAAATGCTACAATTTCACAAATAAATGCTTTAGGATATCAATTTTTAGGAACTAAACAATATGATAAGGTAATCGAATATTTTAAGAAAAATGTTAAAAACGATCCGACTAACCCTAATAGTTATGATAGTTTAGGTGATGGGTATAAAGCTATAGGAGATACTAAAAATGCCATTAAAAATTATAAGAAATCACTTTCTTTAAATCCGCCGGCAAATATTAAAGCTGCCTCTGAGGCTTCATTAAGAGAGTTAGGAGCATTATAA
- a CDS encoding phosphoglycerol geranylgeranyltransferase, whose product MKNKILEHIKINKEKGKKLLSILLDPDKLSLDKIQSTIKKINQQKVDFIFVGGSDVKNGITDSFVKKIKEFTEIPVILFPGDFSQLTNNADAVLFLSLLSGRNPEFLIEQQIKSVPFLKESSIEIIPTGYLLIDGGVETSVQKVSETTPISQSSIDLIVDTAVAGEYLGKQIIYLEAGSGAKKIVGKRIIKAVSENLTIPLIVGGGIKTKEQLKQAYQYGADLVVIGTAFEENNNFLKNLE is encoded by the coding sequence ATGAAAAATAAGATTTTAGAGCATATCAAAATAAATAAAGAGAAAGGTAAGAAACTACTATCTATACTTTTAGATCCAGATAAGTTAAGTTTAGACAAAATTCAATCAACAATTAAAAAAATAAATCAGCAAAAAGTGGATTTTATTTTTGTAGGAGGAAGTGATGTGAAAAATGGTATAACAGATTCATTTGTAAAAAAAATCAAAGAATTTACAGAAATACCTGTAATACTTTTTCCTGGAGATTTTTCACAATTGACAAACAATGCTGATGCTGTTTTGTTTTTGTCGCTTTTATCAGGACGAAATCCTGAGTTTTTAATTGAACAACAAATAAAATCTGTTCCTTTTTTAAAAGAATCATCAATTGAAATAATTCCCACAGGATATTTATTAATTGATGGAGGAGTTGAAACATCTGTTCAAAAAGTTAGTGAAACAACTCCAATTTCACAATCAAGTATAGACCTTATTGTTGATACCGCAGTCGCTGGAGAATACTTAGGTAAACAAATCATATATTTGGAAGCCGGAAGCGGAGCAAAAAAAATTGTTGGAAAAAGAATCATTAAAGCTGTTTCTGAGAATTTAACAATTCCGTTGATTGTGGGTGGAGGTATAAAAACCAAAGAGCAATTAAAACAAGCATATCAATACGGTGCAGATTTAGTTGTAATTGGAACTGCTTTTGAAGAAAACAATAATTTTTTAAAAAATTTAGAATAA
- a CDS encoding 4'-phosphopantetheinyl transferase family protein, with amino-acid sequence MPLLKTIQANRHTQVLIWKIDESFNDLFNNIDLCENSLSRIKSMKSEMHQRGFLSVRYLLKEAEYTDNDLFYTSDGKPHLIDGKEISITHSYTYSALIISNSPVGIDMEMNRDKIIQIAPKFLGKEKEYLLDNTSESNTKELIKQLTVIWGAKESLFKIHPDGGLLFKHHLPIEPFQLTDKKTKGWIKKDNFYEKYDIFFEQIDGFTLVYAMN; translated from the coding sequence ATGCCACTTTTAAAAACTATACAAGCAAATAGACATACTCAGGTTTTAATATGGAAAATTGACGAATCCTTTAACGATTTGTTTAACAATATTGATTTATGTGAAAATAGTTTAAGTCGCATAAAAAGTATGAAATCTGAAATGCACCAACGAGGCTTTTTAAGTGTTCGTTATTTATTAAAAGAAGCAGAATATACTGATAATGATTTGTTTTATACAAGTGATGGAAAGCCTCATTTAATTGATGGTAAAGAGATTTCAATTACTCATTCATACACTTATTCTGCTCTAATTATTAGTAATTCACCCGTTGGTATTGATATGGAAATGAATCGTGATAAAATTATACAAATTGCACCTAAATTTTTAGGAAAGGAGAAAGAATATTTATTAGATAACACTTCTGAATCTAATACAAAAGAATTAATTAAACAACTGACTGTTATTTGGGGAGCAAAAGAAAGTTTGTTTAAAATTCATCCTGATGGTGGCCTTTTGTTTAAGCATCACTTACCTATTGAACCTTTTCAACTAACCGATAAAAAAACCAAAGGTTGGATTAAAAAAGATAATTTTTATGAAAAGTATGACATCTTTTTTGAACAAATTGATGGTTTTACATTGGTTTATGCTATGAATTAA
- a CDS encoding SOS response-associated peptidase family protein: MYYKLLNTATKNDIEEEFNLQFQFPNLYKVENIIEGLKESVLSIITIEHKNYISYGIWGLLPKKYNGNWSDFQAVTNTLNIDFKSFKADAKYRKILRRRRCLIIVTGFITTVLKNGKLEYYYVNNIFKKPFALAGVYNRLEDGFITCSLVTVKSSPFIRTIQNINNRMPLFLGKKNQNLWLDEDTPLETLFDLMKFPEDYPLTYQKKNITVEV, encoded by the coding sequence ATGTATTATAAATTATTAAATACGGCAACTAAGAATGATATAGAAGAAGAGTTTAATTTACAATTTCAATTTCCAAATTTGTATAAGGTCGAAAATATTATCGAAGGTTTAAAAGAGTCAGTTTTGAGCATCATTACAATTGAGCATAAGAATTATATATCTTATGGAATTTGGGGTCTTTTGCCAAAAAAATATAATGGAAATTGGTCAGATTTTCAAGCAGTAACAAACACTTTGAATATTGATTTTAAGTCTTTCAAAGCCGACGCAAAATATCGAAAAATATTGAGAAGAAGAAGATGTCTTATAATTGTAACAGGATTTATAACAACAGTTTTGAAAAATGGGAAACTAGAGTATTATTATGTAAATAACATTTTCAAAAAACCATTTGCATTAGCAGGAGTTTATAATCGATTAGAAGATGGGTTTATTACTTGTTCATTAGTAACAGTAAAATCTTCACCATTTATAAGAACGATTCAAAATATTAATAATAGAATGCCATTGTTTTTGGGGAAAAAGAACCAAAATTTATGGCTTGATGAAGACACACCTCTAGAGACACTATTTGATTTAATGAAATTTCCAGAAGATTATCCGCTGACTTATCAAAAAAAGAATATTAC
- the ahcY gene encoding adenosylhomocysteinase, with protein sequence MSTETSTYVKYKVKDINLADWGRKEIKLAEAEMPGLMSLREEYKDEQPLKGARIAGCLHMTIQTAVLIETLQALGAEVTWSSCNIFSTQDQAAAAIAAAGTAVYAWKDMTEEEFDWCIEQTLFFGEDKKPLNLILDDGGDLTNMVLDKYPELAAGINGLSEETTTGVHRLYDRVKAGTLPMPAINVNDSVTKSKFDNKYGCKESAVDAIRRATDIMLAGKRVTVCGYGDVGKGTAASFKGAGSIVTVTEIDPICALQAAMDGFEVKKLETVVGNSDIIITTTGNKDIVQGRHFEAMKDKTIVCNIGHFDNEIDMAWLNKNFGNTKDTIKPQVDKYSVNGKDIIILAEGRLVNLGCATGHPSFVMSNSFTNQTLAQIELWTNRDAYENEVYMLPKHLDEKVAKLHLAKIGVELTELREDQASYIGVTVDGPYKPEHYRY encoded by the coding sequence ATGAGTACAGAAACTTCAACATACGTGAAATATAAAGTAAAAGACATCAATCTAGCAGATTGGGGACGAAAAGAAATTAAACTTGCTGAAGCAGAAATGCCAGGATTAATGAGTTTAAGAGAAGAATATAAAGATGAACAACCATTAAAAGGAGCAAGAATTGCAGGGTGTTTACACATGACAATTCAAACGGCTGTTTTAATTGAAACTTTACAAGCTTTAGGTGCTGAAGTAACATGGAGTTCTTGTAATATTTTTTCTACACAAGATCAGGCTGCTGCTGCAATTGCTGCTGCTGGAACTGCTGTATATGCTTGGAAAGATATGACTGAAGAAGAATTTGACTGGTGTATTGAGCAAACATTATTCTTTGGAGAAGATAAAAAACCATTGAATTTAATTTTGGATGATGGAGGAGATTTAACGAATATGGTTTTGGATAAATATCCAGAATTGGCTGCAGGAATTAATGGATTGTCTGAAGAAACTACAACAGGAGTTCACCGTTTATATGATAGAGTAAAAGCAGGAACTTTACCAATGCCTGCAATTAATGTAAACGATTCTGTTACTAAATCTAAATTTGATAATAAATACGGATGTAAAGAATCTGCAGTTGATGCAATTCGTAGAGCAACTGATATAATGCTTGCAGGAAAACGTGTAACTGTTTGTGGATATGGTGATGTAGGTAAAGGAACAGCGGCTTCTTTTAAAGGTGCTGGAAGTATTGTAACGGTTACTGAAATTGATCCAATTTGTGCGTTACAGGCTGCAATGGATGGTTTTGAAGTGAAAAAATTAGAAACTGTTGTTGGTAACTCTGATATTATTATTACTACAACTGGAAATAAAGATATCGTTCAAGGTCGCCATTTCGAAGCAATGAAAGACAAAACTATTGTGTGTAATATTGGTCATTTTGATAATGAAATTGATATGGCTTGGTTGAATAAGAATTTTGGAAATACTAAAGATACAATAAAACCTCAAGTTGATAAATACAGTGTAAACGGAAAAGATATTATCATTTTAGCAGAAGGGCGTTTGGTAAACTTAGGTTGCGCAACTGGTCATCCAAGTTTTGTAATGTCAAATTCATTTACAAATCAAACATTGGCTCAAATAGAGTTATGGACAAATAGAGATGCTTACGAAAACGAAGTTTACATGTTACCAAAACATTTAGATGAAAAAGTAGCAAAATTACATTTAGCCAAAATTGGTGTTGAATTAACTGAGTTGCGAGAAGATCAAGCAAGTTATATTGGTGTAACTGTTGATGGGCCGTATAAGCCAGAGCATTATAGATATTAA
- a CDS encoding helix-turn-helix domain-containing protein, whose protein sequence is MREIVINSENLKQILYQIQITFGGEVTENWGKYTYTIDNEIGKGSIKYIPFDWGINYLQYDITFFDDVSFIIDASAYNPIHFIYCLNGFMEHRFEHQTEPNRIEQLQSAIITNKEGCFNYFYYPKNSELEICSIQVLRKSFLKKRINNISSLNQKLYSVFLDTDYDNRFSYFGNYNLKIGEFFKKIKKVKEKGIIRILKIQGLVLQILATHITEHDIATNKRKLNTSLNKDELKIIRKYAQKITKNISKDFSLETLSTESGLSQAKLQEGFKLLYGRTVTEYIRHVRLESARDLIINSDLNISEIVYTIGFSSRSYFSKIFKEKYNISPNEYKNNVGVH, encoded by the coding sequence ATGAGAGAGATAGTTATCAACTCTGAAAACTTAAAGCAAATACTGTATCAAATTCAAATTACATTTGGTGGTGAAGTCACTGAAAATTGGGGTAAATATACATACACAATTGACAATGAAATTGGCAAAGGGTCTATTAAATACATTCCGTTTGATTGGGGAATAAATTATCTTCAATACGATATAACTTTTTTTGATGATGTTTCATTTATAATAGATGCTTCAGCATATAACCCTATTCATTTTATATATTGCCTAAATGGTTTTATGGAACACCGGTTTGAACATCAAACTGAACCAAATAGAATAGAACAATTACAATCGGCAATTATCACAAATAAAGAAGGCTGTTTTAATTACTTTTATTACCCTAAAAACAGCGAACTAGAAATTTGTTCAATTCAAGTATTAAGAAAAAGTTTCTTAAAAAAAAGAATTAATAATATTTCAAGTTTAAATCAAAAATTATATAGCGTTTTTTTAGATACTGATTACGATAATAGATTTTCATATTTTGGAAATTATAACTTAAAAATTGGTGAGTTTTTTAAAAAAATAAAAAAGGTTAAAGAGAAGGGAATTATAAGAATCTTGAAAATACAAGGGCTTGTACTACAAATTCTAGCAACACATATTACTGAACATGATATTGCTACAAATAAAAGGAAATTAAATACTAGTTTAAACAAAGACGAATTAAAAATTATTCGAAAATACGCTCAAAAAATAACAAAAAATATTTCTAAAGATTTTTCATTAGAAACCCTTTCAACTGAGTCTGGACTATCTCAAGCAAAACTTCAAGAAGGGTTTAAATTGCTTTATGGTCGGACCGTTACTGAATATATTAGACACGTGAGATTAGAATCTGCAAGAGATTTAATAATAAATTCTGATTTGAACATTTCTGAAATTGTATATACTATTGGATTTAGTAGTAGAAGTTATTTTTCAAAAATATTTAAAGAAAAATATAATATTAGTCCAAATGAATATAAAAATAATGTTGGTGTTCATTAA